From Trueperella pecoris, a single genomic window includes:
- the argH gene encoding argininosuccinate lyase, translating to MEHVALWGGRFNGAPADALTELSRSTHFDWRLARYDIAGSRAHARALHAAGLLDDAELAGMLDALRRLEGDVVSGRFAPRPDDEDVHTALERGVLERAGAQLGGKLRAGRSRNDQIATLIRMYLRDQSRIIGGKLLDVAGALMVQAERAGQAVMPGRTHMQHAQPVLVAHHLLAHVWPMLRDVQRLRDLDSRLAESPYGSGALAGNTLGMDPQTVAEDLGFTSSVWNSIDGTSSRDLVAEFSFVMAQIGIDVSRISEEIIIWNTKEFSFVTLDDAFSTGSSIMPQKKNPDVAELARGKAGRLIGDHTGLLTMLKGLPLAYDRDLQEDKEPVFDQVDTLDVLLPAVAGMIETMILNYERMAELAPQGFSLATDIAEWLVREGVPFREAHEISGACVAACEAESIELWDLSDEQFAQIDPRLTSGVRRVLSVEGSVNARAGRGGTAPQRVREQAEEAARHLADLRAFTAALIVAS from the coding sequence ATGGAACATGTGGCACTTTGGGGCGGACGCTTTAACGGCGCACCCGCCGACGCTCTGACGGAACTGTCTCGCTCGACTCACTTTGACTGGCGGCTTGCACGTTACGATATCGCCGGATCGCGTGCACACGCGCGCGCCCTCCACGCCGCGGGTTTGCTTGACGACGCCGAACTGGCGGGCATGCTTGACGCCCTGAGGCGCCTTGAAGGCGACGTCGTCTCGGGCCGATTTGCCCCGCGTCCCGACGACGAGGACGTCCACACCGCCCTCGAGCGCGGTGTCTTGGAGCGCGCGGGCGCCCAGCTGGGAGGCAAGCTGCGCGCGGGCCGCTCACGCAACGATCAGATTGCCACGTTGATCCGGATGTATCTGCGCGACCAGTCGCGCATCATTGGCGGCAAACTCTTGGACGTGGCCGGCGCGCTCATGGTCCAGGCCGAGCGCGCGGGGCAGGCCGTGATGCCGGGGCGCACCCACATGCAACATGCCCAGCCCGTGCTCGTTGCCCATCACCTGTTGGCGCACGTGTGGCCGATGTTGCGCGATGTCCAGCGCCTGCGCGATCTTGATTCTCGCCTGGCGGAGAGCCCGTACGGTTCGGGTGCACTGGCAGGCAATACGCTCGGGATGGATCCGCAGACGGTAGCGGAGGATCTGGGCTTTACAAGCTCGGTGTGGAACTCGATCGATGGCACGTCTTCACGCGACCTCGTGGCGGAGTTTTCTTTCGTCATGGCCCAGATCGGCATCGACGTGTCGCGGATCAGTGAAGAGATCATAATCTGGAACACCAAGGAGTTCTCGTTCGTCACCCTGGATGACGCATTCTCTACCGGCTCCTCGATCATGCCGCAGAAGAAGAACCCGGATGTTGCCGAGCTGGCCCGCGGCAAGGCCGGCCGGTTGATCGGGGACCACACGGGCTTGCTCACCATGCTCAAGGGGCTGCCACTCGCCTACGATCGTGACCTTCAGGAAGACAAGGAGCCGGTTTTCGACCAGGTCGACACACTGGACGTTCTCCTCCCGGCCGTCGCCGGAATGATCGAGACGATGATCCTCAACTACGAGCGCATGGCTGAATTGGCCCCGCAGGGCTTCTCACTTGCAACCGATATCGCCGAATGGCTCGTGCGCGAAGGCGTGCCCTTCCGCGAGGCGCACGAGATTTCGGGCGCCTGCGTGGCGGCGTGTGAGGCGGAGAGCATCGAGCTGTGGGATCTCAGCGACGAACAGTTCGCCCAGATCGATCCACGCCTCACCTCCGGCGTCCGCCGCGTGCTGTCCGTTGAAGGCTCCGTCAACGCCCGGGCCGGCCGCGGTGGCACGGCTCCGCAGCGCGTTCGCGAGCAGGCCGAGGAAGCGGCGCGCCACCTGGCGGATCTGCGCGCGTTTACCGCGGCGCTTATCGTCGCCTCCTGA
- the galE gene encoding UDP-glucose 4-epimerase GalE: MKVLVAGGAGYIGSHTVVELVEAGHEPIIVDNFSNAKETVIDRLEELTGRSLEWYKADLTDQDLTRKIFEKTHPDAVIHFAGYKAVGESVEKPLDYYENNFNTTFSLARAMIAAGTRTIVFSSSATVYGDVELPLLEDEKHLDSLSPYGYTKVAGERILTDIAHAHGFKLGLLRYFNPVGAHKSGRIGENPLGIPNNLMPAIAKVAAGRQDKLLIFGDDYPTRDGSCIRDYLHVVDLAKAHVAALEKLTTASWDVRVWNLGTGTGTSVFELVTAFEKACGHELPKEISPRRPGDRAEVYAEPARALAELGWKTVLSTEDMCEDTWRWQSANPDGYPDGPAHSTPATV; the protein is encoded by the coding sequence ATGAAGGTTTTAGTCGCCGGCGGCGCCGGCTACATCGGTTCGCACACAGTCGTGGAATTGGTCGAAGCCGGCCACGAACCGATCATCGTGGATAACTTCTCCAACGCAAAAGAAACGGTCATCGACCGGCTCGAGGAGCTCACCGGCCGTTCCCTCGAGTGGTACAAGGCAGACCTTACCGACCAGGATCTGACGAGGAAGATCTTCGAAAAGACTCACCCCGATGCCGTCATCCACTTCGCCGGGTACAAGGCCGTTGGAGAATCGGTGGAAAAGCCACTCGACTACTACGAGAATAACTTCAACACCACCTTCTCCCTCGCCCGGGCAATGATCGCGGCCGGCACCCGCACAATCGTCTTCTCCTCCTCAGCCACCGTCTACGGCGACGTCGAGCTTCCCCTCCTCGAGGACGAAAAGCACCTCGACTCCCTCTCCCCCTACGGCTACACGAAGGTCGCCGGCGAACGCATCCTCACCGATATCGCCCACGCCCACGGATTCAAGCTCGGCCTGCTGCGCTACTTCAACCCTGTGGGCGCACACAAGTCCGGCCGCATTGGCGAAAACCCGCTGGGAATCCCCAACAATCTCATGCCCGCCATCGCCAAGGTCGCGGCCGGGCGCCAGGACAAGCTCCTCATCTTCGGCGACGACTACCCCACCCGCGACGGCTCGTGCATCCGCGACTACCTCCACGTCGTTGACCTAGCCAAGGCTCACGTGGCAGCGCTCGAGAAGTTGACGACGGCGTCGTGGGACGTGCGCGTGTGGAACCTCGGCACAGGAACGGGCACCTCGGTGTTCGAACTCGTCACTGCCTTCGAGAAGGCCTGCGGGCACGAGCTGCCCAAGGAAATTTCCCCACGCCGCCCCGGTGATCGCGCCGAGGTCTACGCCGAGCCGGCGCGCGCCCTAGCCGAGCTCGGGTGGAAGACCGTCTTGAGCACCGAGGACATGTGTGAGGACACGTGGCGGTGGCAGTCAGCCAACCCCGATGGTTACCCGGACGGGCCGGCGCACTCCACACCGGCCACGGTTTAA
- a CDS encoding metal ABC transporter substrate-binding protein has product MTLKRLVALAAAGALALGASACAVDAAKKPEASKEGKLTVVATTGYLGDAIANIAPEAELTVLVGPGGDPHTQELTTSDTEKIAKADLVVWTSHDMEHKMMGQFDKLGERQFAAGEAIPEEQLLPWEEDGKIEGHDPHVWNDPIAWQLVVSATADKLAKVDPSHAQTYKDNAAAYNSKIQAIHEEAKTAFAKIPPEKRVLVTGHDAFNYLGRTYGLEIYATDFVSSESEMSPVQVHELAKLVAEKKVPVIFSDNLKNPEVIKHLQEAVAAAGWKVSISDKELFADTLGTESPVDTYPGAFRHNVEAIVAALSN; this is encoded by the coding sequence ATGACCTTAAAACGACTCGTTGCTCTCGCCGCGGCCGGCGCACTCGCCCTCGGCGCCTCCGCCTGCGCGGTGGACGCCGCCAAGAAGCCTGAGGCCAGTAAGGAAGGCAAACTGACCGTCGTCGCCACCACCGGCTACCTCGGCGACGCGATTGCCAACATCGCCCCCGAAGCGGAGCTCACCGTGCTTGTTGGCCCCGGTGGAGACCCGCACACCCAGGAGCTGACCACCTCGGACACGGAAAAGATCGCCAAGGCTGATCTCGTGGTGTGGACCAGCCACGACATGGAGCACAAGATGATGGGCCAGTTCGACAAACTCGGCGAGCGCCAGTTCGCTGCGGGCGAGGCTATTCCCGAGGAGCAGCTCCTGCCCTGGGAAGAAGACGGTAAAATCGAGGGCCACGATCCGCACGTGTGGAACGACCCGATCGCCTGGCAGCTGGTCGTGAGCGCAACCGCCGACAAGCTGGCGAAGGTCGATCCATCTCATGCCCAGACCTACAAGGACAACGCCGCCGCCTACAACTCCAAGATCCAAGCAATCCACGAAGAGGCCAAGACCGCCTTTGCCAAGATTCCGCCGGAGAAGCGTGTGCTTGTGACCGGGCATGACGCGTTCAACTACCTCGGGCGCACCTACGGCCTGGAGATCTACGCGACCGACTTCGTCTCCTCCGAATCTGAGATGTCCCCGGTCCAGGTCCACGAGCTAGCCAAGCTCGTGGCAGAGAAGAAGGTTCCCGTGATCTTCTCCGACAACCTCAAGAACCCCGAGGTTATCAAGCACCTGCAGGAGGCCGTGGCCGCCGCGGGCTGGAAGGTTTCCATTTCGGACAAGGAACTGTTCGCAGACACGTTGGGAACCGAGTCTCCCGTTGACACCTACCCGGGCGCCTTCCGGCACAACGTCGAGGCCATCGTGGCCGCCCTTAGTAACTAG
- a CDS encoding ABC transporter permease — MKFSHFLKATGIQALADIRPQLLGASALNLIIVPALWVFLGRTMSRNIPNLDVSAGHFLIAGSLVGMSTLVASQIASEVYNEFTAGVLLRVRTLPHGVKIWSAAKLATASAIILASQLLILIATIVFIPAFELTWAKVALAVPFLLLVILAAAPLGFIVGAVTRSLWSYLIGVLALTGLLIISGIFFPLTVLPGWVQVISQVFPVYHAGVVSRWIFIGSNENVLASVLVLTAWLIVGMMVAWKLVEVSFRKVSLGQVARAQQKMKTMMGM, encoded by the coding sequence ATGAAATTTAGTCATTTCTTGAAGGCGACTGGCATTCAAGCCCTCGCAGACATTCGCCCGCAACTTCTTGGCGCTTCCGCGCTCAACCTCATCATCGTTCCTGCCCTCTGGGTCTTCTTGGGCCGCACGATGTCTCGGAACATACCGAACCTCGATGTCAGCGCTGGCCACTTCCTCATCGCCGGTTCACTGGTCGGCATGTCTACGTTGGTGGCCTCACAGATCGCCAGCGAGGTCTACAACGAGTTCACCGCGGGCGTCCTCCTGCGCGTACGCACACTTCCCCATGGGGTCAAGATCTGGTCGGCGGCAAAGCTGGCGACGGCGTCGGCGATCATCCTTGCGAGCCAGCTACTCATTTTGATTGCCACTATCGTCTTCATCCCGGCCTTCGAGTTGACCTGGGCGAAAGTGGCCCTCGCGGTGCCTTTCCTTCTCCTCGTGATCCTTGCTGCCGCGCCGCTGGGCTTCATCGTTGGAGCAGTGACGAGGTCGCTGTGGAGCTACCTCATCGGCGTCCTCGCCCTGACGGGCCTGCTGATTATCTCCGGTATCTTTTTCCCGCTCACGGTCCTGCCCGGCTGGGTGCAAGTAATCTCCCAGGTCTTTCCCGTCTACCACGCGGGCGTGGTCTCGCGTTGGATCTTCATCGGGTCCAACGAAAATGTGCTGGCCTCCGTGCTCGTTCTCACCGCGTGGCTGATCGTCGGTATGATGGTCGCTTGGAAGCTCGTCGAAGTCAGCTTCCGCAAAGTGAGTCTTGGGCAAGTGGCTCGCGCGCAGCAGAAGATGAAGACCATGATGGGAATGTGA
- a CDS encoding helix-turn-helix transcriptional regulator produces the protein MKDDVVFNRIALLRTDRGISRRELADAMGVHYQTIGYLERGEYAPSLYLALRIAKFFDLPLERVFSLEEFPPLS, from the coding sequence ATGAAGGACGACGTCGTCTTTAACCGTATCGCCCTTCTGCGCACCGACCGCGGGATTTCCCGGCGCGAACTCGCCGACGCCATGGGCGTTCACTATCAGACCATCGGCTACCTCGAACGCGGTGAGTACGCCCCCTCCCTTTACTTGGCGCTACGAATCGCGAAGTTCTTCGATTTGCCCCTCGAACGGGTCTTCTCCCTCGAGGAATTCCCGCCGCTGTCCTAG
- a CDS encoding ABC transporter ATP-binding protein produces the protein MLRVCDVHFAYDKNSVLKGVSLSLGAGEILTILGPNGAGKTTLLEIILGTYTPSAGSVSIFGQPPNATNWDRIGLVQQHWSDHSKWRVIDQLSWVEQAFKATGRATQNIDDLLEEVGLTEKKKAKLGKLSGGQRRRADVATALIGSPDLLILDEPTTGLDPAGKIQLHDLIAHAADHGTAILLTTHDLNEAEKLSNRIVIIDDGVVAACGTASELRERLLRPAEVTWIEDGQRRVHATDHVEGFVSSLDLTNISGLTISRPTLEDAYLELVGHTHASN, from the coding sequence ATGCTCCGCGTCTGCGACGTCCACTTTGCCTATGACAAGAATTCCGTTCTCAAAGGCGTCAGCCTCAGCCTAGGAGCCGGTGAGATTCTCACCATCTTGGGCCCTAACGGCGCCGGGAAGACCACCCTGCTCGAGATCATCCTCGGCACGTACACCCCATCCGCGGGGTCAGTGTCGATCTTCGGGCAACCTCCGAACGCAACAAACTGGGATCGCATTGGCCTTGTCCAACAACATTGGTCCGATCATTCAAAGTGGCGAGTCATCGACCAGCTTTCCTGGGTCGAGCAAGCGTTTAAAGCGACCGGCCGTGCCACCCAGAACATCGATGACCTCCTCGAGGAAGTCGGCCTGACCGAGAAGAAGAAAGCAAAACTCGGCAAGCTCTCCGGCGGGCAACGGCGCCGCGCGGACGTCGCGACCGCGCTCATCGGATCCCCCGACCTGCTCATCCTCGACGAACCCACCACGGGCCTGGACCCCGCCGGCAAAATCCAGCTTCACGACCTCATCGCGCACGCCGCCGACCATGGCACTGCCATCCTCCTGACCACACACGACCTCAACGAAGCAGAAAAGCTTTCCAACCGCATCGTCATCATCGACGACGGCGTCGTGGCGGCCTGCGGAACTGCCTCCGAACTTCGCGAGCGATTGCTCCGGCCGGCCGAGGTGACCTGGATTGAGGATGGCCAGCGCCGGGTTCACGCAACCGACCACGTGGAAGGCTTCGTCTCGAGCCTCGATCTGACCAACATCAGCGGCCTGACCATCTCCCGCCCCACGCTCGAAGATGCCTACCTCGAGCTCGTCGGCCACACGCACGCCTCGAATTGA
- a CDS encoding metal ABC transporter permease: protein MISLAEFFGTYAFRTTAIGTFLIGALAGALGSILYLRKQSLASDVVGHSAIFGVVTAFVIASLLGADGRSIVTLTIGATAASVLSLLLTNLIAQHSRVGIDAAMAVSMAIFYGGGMVGLRLINHSSLPNRGGIDSYMFGNAGTMRQVDVISIAAFGALALVVLALFWKEIGLYCFDPVAAHIQGFSPKVVDAISIVTTTVAIVIGIKAVGMILMVAFAIMPPAAARQWTTSMRGLVVGAGAIGGVSGMAGAYLSISAGRVPTGPVVVLILFTVFLVSILASPRRSILSHRRGRRRCLETKAVSA, encoded by the coding sequence ATGATTTCTCTCGCCGAATTTTTTGGAACGTACGCCTTCCGCACCACGGCGATCGGCACGTTCCTCATTGGAGCCCTCGCTGGGGCGCTCGGATCAATTCTCTATCTGCGCAAACAGTCTCTCGCCTCCGATGTCGTGGGTCACTCCGCCATTTTCGGCGTTGTGACGGCATTCGTGATCGCGAGCCTCCTGGGGGCTGACGGCCGGTCAATTGTTACCTTGACGATCGGTGCCACCGCCGCCTCCGTTCTCTCCCTCCTTCTGACGAACCTGATCGCCCAGCACTCGCGCGTCGGCATCGACGCGGCGATGGCCGTATCCATGGCGATCTTCTACGGCGGGGGAATGGTAGGTTTACGCCTCATCAACCATTCGAGTCTGCCCAATCGAGGCGGAATCGACTCATACATGTTCGGAAACGCCGGCACGATGCGCCAGGTTGACGTCATCTCTATCGCCGCTTTCGGCGCGCTCGCCCTCGTGGTCTTGGCACTCTTTTGGAAAGAAATCGGCCTGTACTGTTTCGATCCGGTTGCGGCCCATATCCAAGGGTTTTCCCCGAAAGTCGTTGACGCGATCTCAATTGTGACGACGACGGTCGCGATCGTCATCGGCATTAAGGCCGTGGGCATGATCCTCATGGTCGCCTTCGCCATCATGCCCCCGGCAGCTGCGCGTCAGTGGACGACGTCGATGCGCGGCCTCGTCGTGGGGGCCGGAGCCATCGGGGGAGTCTCGGGGATGGCCGGCGCCTACCTATCAATCTCTGCTGGCCGCGTGCCGACCGGCCCCGTCGTCGTTCTCATCCTCTTCACGGTTTTCCTTGTGTCAATTCTTGCCTCGCCGCGGCGTTCGATTCTGAGCCACAGGCGCGGACGCCGTCGTTGTCTTGAAACGAAGGCGGTCTCAGCATGA
- a CDS encoding metal ABC transporter ATP-binding protein encodes MHSFETHDLTAGYRERVVLHEASMHIDPGSIMAILGPNGAGKSTLIKTALGLLPPLFGHATFFGQTLAEQRRRVGYMSQVADVDWDFPATVADVVLMGTYGRLGWLRRPGKAERELARRAMERLGIAKLAGQHISELSGGQKQRTFLARTLASDPDLLLLDEPFAGVDIASGRAIMDVLRDLASEGRAIGIVHHDLSTVAEFCTHATLLREGRVVASGPLEEAFTPSLINRAYGLDQVGVGR; translated from the coding sequence ATGCACAGTTTTGAAACTCATGATCTCACGGCTGGCTATCGCGAACGTGTGGTGCTGCACGAGGCCTCGATGCACATCGATCCTGGTTCGATCATGGCGATCCTGGGCCCGAACGGGGCCGGCAAATCCACGCTGATCAAAACTGCACTCGGGCTCCTTCCCCCTCTCTTCGGCCACGCCACCTTCTTCGGGCAAACACTGGCCGAGCAACGCCGACGGGTGGGCTATATGTCGCAGGTTGCCGACGTCGACTGGGATTTTCCCGCCACTGTCGCCGACGTCGTCCTCATGGGGACGTACGGACGCCTTGGGTGGTTGCGACGCCCGGGGAAAGCAGAGCGCGAGCTCGCGCGCCGCGCGATGGAGCGGCTAGGCATCGCCAAGCTCGCGGGCCAGCACATCTCGGAGCTGTCGGGCGGGCAGAAGCAGCGGACTTTCTTGGCGCGCACGCTGGCCAGCGATCCCGATCTTCTGCTGCTCGATGAGCCCTTCGCCGGCGTCGACATAGCCTCTGGTAGGGCCATCATGGATGTGCTGCGGGACCTCGCTAGCGAGGGCCGGGCGATCGGGATCGTCCACCACGACCTGTCGACGGTCGCGGAGTTTTGCACGCACGCTACGCTACTGCGCGAGGGGCGCGTCGTCGCGAGCGGGCCACTCGAAGAGGCGTTTACTCCCAGCCTGATCAATCGTGCATACGGGCTCGACCAGGTGGGGGTGGGGAGATGA
- a CDS encoding metal ABC transporter permease, protein MSFILSVMLLAVVTSVVCSLPGVFLVLRRQSMLVDALSHAVLPGIVLGALISGSTHSPVMTVIATLCGLLIVIGADRLKRTGLLAGDANQGVIYPALFALGVLLLSTQLSGVHICADTVLVGDLNLMALETEHLIVGGFDIGPRMMWVLISVGALNAAFIVVAYRVLQATTFDKSFAAVSGMPVKIVDTVFMVLIALTVVTAFNVAGAILVITLMVVPAATAVLIAGTLPALIGQTIGISVFSGLVGFLVAWQGDLATTPMMAFVDGVMFCLVLLASRMLPRRLARDAG, encoded by the coding sequence ATGAGCTTTATTCTCTCGGTGATGTTGCTAGCGGTGGTGACGTCAGTGGTGTGCTCGCTGCCTGGCGTCTTCCTCGTGTTGCGACGACAATCGATGCTGGTGGACGCGCTGTCGCACGCGGTGCTCCCAGGGATCGTGCTGGGTGCCTTGATCTCGGGCTCCACTCATTCTCCTGTGATGACGGTGATTGCTACCCTGTGTGGTCTTCTCATCGTCATCGGGGCAGATAGACTCAAGCGCACCGGACTCTTGGCGGGCGACGCAAATCAGGGCGTCATCTATCCTGCGCTCTTTGCCCTCGGGGTGTTGCTTCTGTCCACGCAGCTGTCGGGCGTTCACATCTGCGCCGATACTGTCCTCGTTGGCGATCTCAACCTGATGGCGCTTGAGACAGAACACCTCATCGTTGGGGGCTTTGACATCGGCCCGCGCATGATGTGGGTATTGATCAGTGTCGGCGCCTTAAACGCGGCCTTCATCGTGGTGGCCTACAGGGTGCTGCAGGCCACCACCTTCGATAAGAGCTTTGCGGCCGTTTCCGGTATGCCCGTGAAGATCGTCGATACCGTGTTCATGGTGCTCATCGCGCTGACTGTCGTCACGGCTTTCAATGTGGCTGGCGCAATCCTCGTCATTACGCTGATGGTGGTTCCGGCCGCGACAGCTGTGCTGATCGCAGGCACGCTTCCCGCCTTGATCGGGCAGACAATAGGCATTTCGGTGTTTTCTGGGCTTGTTGGCTTTCTCGTCGCCTGGCAGGGCGATCTTGCGACGACGCCGATGATGGCCTTTGTTGACGGCGTCATGTTCTGCCTGGTCTTGCTTGCATCTCGTATGTTGCCGAGGCGTCTTGCTCGAGACGCTGGCTGA
- the tyrS gene encoding tyrosine--tRNA ligase, whose protein sequence is MEDVLDELQWRGLIAQSSDFDELRKALSDGPITFYCGFDPTAASLHHGHLVAVKVMRHLQMAGHNPLVLVGGATGLIGDPRAKGERQLNTKEVVAGWAESLRGQLESLLDFEGEHAATTVNNLDWTNELSAIDFLRDLGKYFRMGTMLNKDIVKRRLESEEGLSYTEFSYQILQANDYLQLYRRHGCTLEVGGDDQWGNLVGGLDLIRKTEGKSVHVLTNPLITKADGTKFGKTEGGAVWLNPEMLSPYKFYQFWLNTADEDVIRMLKVFTFLSRERIEELEQLVAERPQAREAQRVLAEEVTTWVHGAEATERAKQASLVLFGKAEPSGLDEQTLREATAELPSASAKMGDAVVDVLVSLGLEKGAGAARRTIAGGGLYINNVKVDDPERLIEEGDVLPGSLVLLRKGKKNMTAVRV, encoded by the coding sequence GTGGAAGACGTCCTCGATGAACTGCAATGGCGTGGGCTGATCGCCCAGAGCTCGGACTTCGATGAGCTGCGCAAAGCGCTCTCCGACGGGCCGATCACGTTCTATTGCGGCTTCGATCCGACCGCGGCGTCCCTGCACCACGGCCACCTTGTTGCCGTGAAGGTCATGCGTCACCTCCAGATGGCTGGACACAACCCCCTCGTTCTTGTGGGGGGTGCGACCGGCCTGATCGGCGATCCGCGCGCCAAGGGGGAGCGTCAGCTCAACACGAAGGAGGTCGTGGCTGGCTGGGCCGAGTCTTTGCGTGGTCAGCTCGAATCGCTCCTCGATTTTGAGGGCGAGCACGCTGCCACGACCGTCAACAACCTGGACTGGACGAACGAGCTGTCCGCCATTGACTTCCTGCGTGACCTTGGCAAGTACTTCCGCATGGGCACGATGCTCAACAAGGACATCGTCAAGCGCCGCCTCGAATCCGAGGAGGGGTTGTCCTACACCGAGTTCTCCTACCAGATCCTCCAGGCCAACGACTACCTGCAGCTCTACCGTCGTCACGGGTGCACGCTCGAGGTTGGTGGCGACGATCAGTGGGGCAACCTCGTCGGCGGCCTCGACCTGATCCGCAAGACCGAGGGTAAGTCGGTTCACGTGCTGACTAATCCGCTTATCACCAAGGCCGACGGCACCAAATTCGGCAAGACCGAAGGTGGAGCGGTGTGGCTGAATCCTGAGATGCTCAGCCCCTACAAGTTCTACCAGTTCTGGCTGAATACGGCTGATGAGGACGTCATTCGCATGCTGAAGGTCTTCACCTTCCTCTCGCGCGAGCGCATCGAGGAGCTCGAGCAGCTCGTCGCCGAGCGTCCGCAGGCGCGTGAGGCTCAGCGCGTCCTCGCCGAAGAAGTGACGACGTGGGTGCACGGCGCCGAGGCAACCGAGCGCGCCAAGCAGGCCTCGCTCGTCCTGTTTGGCAAGGCCGAACCGTCCGGCCTCGACGAGCAGACGTTGCGCGAGGCTACCGCCGAGTTGCCCTCCGCCAGCGCGAAGATGGGCGACGCCGTCGTTGACGTTCTCGTCTCGCTCGGCTTGGAAAAGGGCGCCGGTGCGGCACGGCGAACCATTGCCGGTGGTGGCCTGTATATCAATAATGTTAAGGTCGACGATCCTGAACGCCTGATCGAGGAGGGCGATGTCTTGCCCGGCTCGCTCGTCCTGCTGCGTAAGGGGAAGAAGAACATGACAGCGGTGCGAGTCTAG
- the argF gene encoding ornithine carbamoyltransferase: MHELYGRSFLKEADFTPGQWGGLIDLAARLKRERLEGHEVQRLTGKTIALIFEKTSTRTRTAFEVAAYHQGAHVTMLDGTSSQIGHKESYADTAAVLDRFYDAIEFRGTSQEGVETLAAWSGVPVYNGLTDQWHPTQMLADALTISEHIDKPWSDVVHVYVGDARFNTGRSLLVSSAMLGMDVRIVAPEAYQPDAEAVAIAQSFAAQTGARITITDDLGAVASADAISTDVWVSMGEPKDVWRERVEALRSYQVNRELMARTGNDEAIFMHCLPAFHDLNTSVGRDVYDATGMDALEVTDDVFSSAASVVFDQAENRMHTIKAVMVATLSQTI, from the coding sequence ATGCACGAACTTTATGGACGTTCTTTCCTCAAAGAGGCCGACTTCACGCCCGGTCAGTGGGGCGGCCTCATCGACCTCGCGGCTCGCCTCAAGCGTGAGCGGCTCGAGGGGCACGAGGTTCAGCGTCTGACTGGCAAGACCATCGCGCTCATCTTCGAAAAGACCTCCACCCGCACCCGGACCGCGTTCGAAGTCGCGGCGTATCATCAGGGCGCCCACGTGACGATGCTCGACGGGACGAGCTCCCAGATCGGGCACAAGGAAAGCTATGCGGATACCGCCGCCGTGCTGGACCGCTTCTACGACGCGATCGAGTTTCGCGGCACCTCCCAGGAAGGCGTCGAGACGCTGGCCGCGTGGTCGGGGGTACCCGTCTACAACGGACTGACCGACCAGTGGCACCCCACCCAGATGCTCGCCGATGCGCTGACCATCTCCGAGCACATCGATAAGCCGTGGTCCGACGTCGTGCACGTGTACGTGGGCGACGCGCGGTTCAACACCGGCCGTTCCCTGCTCGTCTCCTCGGCGATGCTGGGGATGGACGTGCGCATCGTCGCGCCGGAGGCCTACCAGCCCGACGCCGAAGCAGTGGCGATCGCGCAGTCCTTTGCGGCACAGACCGGCGCGCGCATCACCATCACTGATGACCTCGGGGCCGTAGCAAGTGCGGACGCCATCTCCACCGACGTATGGGTATCCATGGGCGAGCCCAAGGACGTGTGGCGAGAGCGCGTCGAGGCGCTGCGCAGCTATCAGGTTAACCGTGAGCTGATGGCCCGAACCGGAAACGACGAGGCCATCTTCATGCACTGCCTGCCCGCCTTCCACGATCTCAACACCTCCGTGGGACGCGACGTCTACGACGCCACCGGCATGGACGCACTCGAAGTGACCGACGATGTCTTTTCCTCGGCCGCCTCCGTCGTCTTCGACCAGGCCGAGAACCGCATGCACACCATCAAAGCCGTCATGGTTGCAACCCTGAGCCAAACCATCTGA